In Sphingobacterium sp. PCS056, the following proteins share a genomic window:
- a CDS encoding dihydrofolate reductase family protein translates to MVDRKVILYIAMSLDGYIAKPNDDLGFLSLVEQEGEDYGYATFIASVDTVVMGRKTYDWIMRHVPEFHHADKRSYIITRTPKPAIGNTSFYTADLKDLILKLKSEAGKKIFIDGGAEIVNALLRDNLIDEFVISIIPILVGNGTKLFQDGRPEQNLKLVSTKQFKTGLTQLHYKSIGV, encoded by the coding sequence ATGGTAGACAGAAAAGTAATCCTATATATTGCTATGAGTTTAGATGGCTATATCGCTAAACCAAATGATGACCTGGGTTTTTTATCCCTAGTAGAACAGGAAGGTGAAGACTACGGTTATGCAACGTTTATAGCATCTGTAGATACGGTAGTGATGGGGAGAAAAACATATGATTGGATCATGAGGCACGTTCCGGAATTTCACCATGCAGATAAGCGATCTTACATCATAACGAGAACTCCAAAACCAGCTATTGGCAACACCAGTTTCTACACAGCGGATCTAAAGGACCTCATATTAAAATTGAAAAGTGAAGCCGGAAAAAAAATTTTTATTGATGGTGGAGCTGAAATCGTCAATGCGCTTTTAAGGGACAATTTAATTGATGAATTTGTGATTTCGATTATTCCGATCTTAGTTGGAAATGGAACCAAACTCTTTCAGGACGGGAGACCGGAGCAAAACCTAAAACTTGTCTCAACCAAACAGTTCAAAACAGGATTAACGCAACTGCATTACAAAAGCATTGGAGTGTAA
- a CDS encoding Bor family protein: MFFKFAAVLTVSAMLTSCYSYTSVVGKGAQGSQQVTKWNHYVIAGLAPVGVSDSKAMAEGAENYTVHTRQSFVNGLLSAITFGIYTPTVTTVTK; the protein is encoded by the coding sequence ATGTTTTTCAAATTCGCAGCTGTCTTAACAGTTTCTGCTATGCTAACCTCTTGTTATTCTTACACCAGTGTAGTAGGAAAAGGTGCACAAGGAAGTCAACAAGTAACAAAATGGAACCATTATGTGATCGCCGGTTTGGCTCCAGTTGGAGTTTCAGATTCTAAAGCAATGGCTGAAGGTGCTGAAAATTACACCGTACATACTAGACAATCTTTTGTAAATGGTCTATTATCTGCAATCACATTTGGTATCTACACACCAACAGTGACGACTGTTACGAAATAG
- a CDS encoding lysozyme — protein sequence MKIGQKGLQLIKDFEGWYSKPYLDPIGIPTIGYGFTYYLPSRRRVAMQDIPLTREEGDRMLTDILTYYENDVLRLVMKPLKQSQFDALVSFTYNLGATNLGKSTLLKRINQDPNDKRIADEFMKWDKAGGKVLPGLVRRRAAEAKLYFS from the coding sequence ATGAAGATAGGACAAAAAGGATTACAACTGATAAAGGATTTCGAGGGTTGGTACAGCAAACCTTATCTCGATCCTATTGGGATACCCACTATAGGTTATGGATTTACCTATTATCTTCCCAGCAGACGGCGGGTCGCCATGCAAGATATTCCACTCACAAGAGAAGAAGGTGATCGGATGTTAACCGATATCCTTACATATTATGAAAATGATGTGCTGAGACTAGTGATGAAACCCCTCAAGCAATCACAATTTGATGCATTGGTATCTTTCACATACAATTTGGGTGCGACAAACTTAGGTAAATCAACATTGTTGAAGAGGATCAATCAAGATCCAAATGATAAGCGTATTGCAGACGAGTTTATGAAATGGGACAAAGCAGGAGGGAAGGTTTTACCTGGTTTGGTACGACGTAGAGCGGCAGAAGCAAAATTATATTTTAGTTAG